GTTCCTCCCGGGCGATCCCGGAAGCCTTGATTGCCGCGCCGACGCCGGATTCGTTCCGGTAGGCCGCAGCCGTGTCGATGTGCCGGTACCCGGCTTCAAGGGCGTCCTCAACGGCCTTCTGGGTCTCGGCAGGCGGGACCTGAAAGACGCCGAAGCCGAGCTGGGGGATGGTGACCGAGTTGTTCAGGACGAGCCCGGGAACGGTTGAATTCTGAGCGTTGGACATGTCCGGCCCTTTCGTCGCTGGTGGGTGGATTGCCTGACTGGCTTTTTCGAGCCTATGCACTTTCGGCACAACAAGCAGTAGTTTTGACGCCCCCTGCTTTTCCTAGGACTCGCAGTCCTACCTTGGCCGTAGAAACAGGCCGCTAGGGAGGGAAGAATGGGAACATGGGTCAGAGCGCCGAATTCGGAAAATTCCTCAAAGCCATGCGTGCCCGGATGTCGCCGGAGGATGCAGGGTTGCCGGACGCGTCCGGCGCGCGCCGGGTTCCCGGGCTGCGCAGGGAAGAGATTGCCCGACTGGCCGATGTCAGCACGGACTACTACACGCGGCTCGAACAAGGCCGCCATATCCATCCGTCCCGGGCAGTCCTTGAATCGGTGTCGAGGGCGCTTCGCCTGGACTCAAGCGAGCACACCCACATGATGGACCTCCTTGAGCATTGCGCGTCGAGCGCCAAGGCACCGACTCCCGCACCACGGGTGCGGCCGGCCTTGCGTCAACTTCTGGACGCCGTGGGCGACGTTCCCGCGCTCCTGCTTGGCCGGCGCAGCGACGTGCTCGGAGCCAATCGGATGGCGGTCTTGCTCTTTGCCGACTTCCCGGCCATGCCCGCTGCCGAGCGGAATCTCACGCGCTGGCTGATCCTGGACCCCCAGGCACGCGAGCTGTTCCGGGACTGGAAGACGGTTGCCGCGGAAGCCGCCGGTGCACTGCGTGCGGATATCGGGCGGCACCCGGACGATCCCCAAGCCAACCAGCTCGTGGGCGAACTCGCCGTCAACAGCGAACACTTCCGCCAGTGGTGGGCAGGGCATCGAGTGGCCGCCCGTTCAGCCGGGACTGTCCGCCTGCACCACCCCACGGTGGGGGACGTGGAACTGAACTTCGAGAACCTGTCCCTGCCGGAGGATCCGGACCAGGTCTTGCGGGTCTATTCCGCGAAGGCGGGTTCGCCGTCGGACGATGCCCTGAAGTTGCTCGGTAGCTTTGGTGCGGGAACGGCGTTTGGTGCCGGAACGGCGACGACGGGCCCGGAGCTGTCCGAGCGTCATGCAATGGGCGAAAGCTGAACCAGTTTCAGCCAAAAGTGCTCCACGTCACTGTGCTGCTGCATAGTGATTTGGCGTGATTTTGTCTTAGTGCCCATTGGGCGGCTTTTGAATCGCGTTTACGCTGAATCCAGACCTTTTCGCATATCAAGGATGGAATTCAACGATGAAACGCATCGCGCTGCTCAGGGAGCGGGCAACCACCGCCGGGTCCGCCGGATCCACGGGCTCGCATTGCCCGGCATCCGGTCAGTGGAGCCCTGAAGGAGAACCCCACGTGGTGCGCACGTTCTTCGAGGGCCACGTCTTCCCGTCCCACAACGGCGCGGCAACAGTCTGGCGCCGCCAGTACTTGCTCGCTGAGTCCCGATGAGTCCTGAAACCTTGGGCGTGTGGGGCCCAAGCCACTTCACGACGTCGGCCCAACGGCCCGCTGGAGCGGCCCTTCGCCTGCCGCCGTCGAAATGGTCGGAACTCAGCCGCGGCGAAGCCGTCTGGATCCACGAGGAAAAATGGGGTTTCGACGCCGGCCTTGTGGACGAAGTTTCTTCCGACCACGAATTCCTGTGGATCGATTTTGCCGGCCGTGGCCGGCGACTCCTCTGTGGCGGTGACCCCGTCCAAGTCTGGACCCGCGGGTGAGTCCAGCCTCGCAACTGATGGCCGCCAGCCTTTCCACAGAAGGGCTGGCGGCCATCGTCGGTTTCGGGGTGTTGAGGGCTTGTTAACGCTCCAGGCGGAATCCGAGTTTGATGGTTACCTGCCAGTCGGCAACGGCGCCCTCGCTGAGGTGGCCGCGGATTTCCTTGACCTCGAACCAGTCGAGGTTCCGGAGGGTCTGGCTTGCGGCCGCAATCCCGTTCCTGATGGCGGCGTCGACGCCCTCGGACGAAGTTCCAACAATTTCGGAAACGCTGTATGTGTGGTCAGCCATTCTTGCTCCTCATGATCGTCCTTGATGCCTGAACTGCGGGCCTGGCAGGCCGTGAAAGCAGACTAGCCGACGCAGGGCCAGGGGACTAGGGTCTGGTCCCCGCCGACGCTCGCTCACCTATGGTTTGTCCCCTCCCGACGCTCGCTCACCTACGGGGCCTTTCGGCCGAACGCCCGCTCACCTATGAGGCCTTTCGGCCGAACGCCCGCTCACCTACCGGGCCGATGGCCAAACGCTCGGTTGGGGCCCCGGTCAGCACCGGCTTCGGACGTCACGTGCGGAGGGATGCGGCTTCCTCAAGGTTCTGGCCTTTGGTCTCAGGAGCCATGAAGTAGCTGACTGCTGCGCCGATGAGTGCGATGCCTGCCGCAATCCACATGGTCCCGGAGAGGCCGAGGTGCGTCAGTGCTAGCGGGGTAGCGAAGGTGCCGATGGCGGCTCCGACCCGGCTTGTTCCGGTGCGCAGGCCGACGGCGGTCGCCCGCACCTTGGTCGGGAAGAGTTCGTTGGGGTAGATCCATTCGAGAATTGAAGGTCCGCCGTTGAAGATGGCGTAGAAGGCGAAGGCCAGTGCGATCAGGGCGAGCGGCGCGTTTGGGAAAATTGCGAGGAAAAGCAGCCCGACGCCGGAGAGGACAAAGCCCCAAATCAGGACCGGCCGGCGGCCGAGTTTGTCCACGACCAAGAGAGCGACGATGTTGCCAACGAGGAAGAAAAGGTTGATCAGTCCGTAGCCGATGTTCGCCTCGTCGCCAGACTGGAGGTTGAACAGTGCGAGGATCTGTGGACCGAAGGCGTAGATCGAGAACAGCGTGACGATGGTGCAAGTCCAAAAAATTGAGATGAAGACAACTCGATTCAGATAGCCGCCAGTCAGCACGAGCCGGAAGGCTTTCGCGGTACTGAGCTTGGCTGCGTTCGGATCGTGTGCCGTGATTCCGTCCAGAGTCGCGCCCTCCCCGATGGTCTTCTTGAGGATGTCGAGGGCTTCCTCGCGACGGCCTTTCCCGACGAGCCAATGGGGAGATTCGGGGATGGTGGCCCTTGCGATGAGGATCAGCACCGCGGGAACGGCAGAGGACAGCAACATCCATCGCCACCCATCATCCAAGGACAGAAGCCAATAACCGACGAAGGCGGCTACCGTCGCCCCGACAAACCACATCGCATTGAGGCCGCCAAGGAGTCGAGCACGCCAATTCTTTGGGACAAATTCTGCGACGAGAGCTGTTGCAATGGGGTAGTCAGCGCCCACCGCGATGCCGATCATGAGCCGCAGGACGAACAGTTGCCACGGTTCCTGAACGAAAAACTGGGCGATGGAGAACACGATGATGGCAATGAGGTCGATCGTGTACATAAGCTTGCGCCCGATTTTGTCGGTCAGGTTTCCGAAGATCAAGCCTCCGAGGAAGACGCCGATCAGTGCGGAGGCGCCAATGAGACCGTTCCACCAGTCATTCATATGCCAGGCGGGAATTATCTGCACCAAAGCTATGCCGATGATTGCGAGGATATATCCGTCGAGAAACGGACCCCCTGAACTGAATAGGGTAAGGCGTTTGTGGAACGAATTGAGCGGTGCCGAGTCGAGGGTAACCTCGACCGTTTTGGTTGGGAGGAGCATGATGGTTCCGATCCGGGAAGGGGATAGCGTCATTGGATACCCCAGCAGATCCGTATTTTTATACGGTCACGCTGTTGTTGTTGCGATGGCATCGATTTCGATGCGCTTCTCGCCCCTGAACCTTGCAACCTGAACGGTGGTGCGGGGAGGCAAGGGGTGGCCGCTGAGCCTTGTGAGGTACGCGGCGTTGTATTGATCAAACTCGTCGAGGTCGGCTAGGAAGACGGTAATTTTGAGAAGGTGCGACAAACTCGACCCCGCGCACTTGAGGGCCGCTTCCAGGTTGTCGAAGGCCTGGACAACCTGGCCAGAGATGTCGGCTGGTACGGTTCCGTCGTCGCAAGACGGTACCTGGCCGCACATGAAGATGAGGCCGCCGACTGCTGCGGAGGCCGAATAAGGCCGGGGATTGCCGTCGGTGAACTGGGTTCTCACGATGGTGTTCATGCGTCCGGTACCAGGAATTTCCGGGACAACTGGTACATCTTCTGCCATTCTTCTTCACTGACTTTCAGGGGTTTGGCGGGAATGGAACTTGTCTTGAGATCGATCGGGGAAGCCGCTGGCAACACGATGATGCTGGTCACCTCTCGTTCCTGATGCCCGTCGGGAACTGAATCGATCAGGTCGTGGGGAGGCTCTTGGCTGGCGATGACGCCTTGGCTGGTGAGGGTCCGGTCTTCGATTCGGGCGAGGTTCCCCGTCTCGTTGCCTGCAGTGGATGTGACCAGGATGATCGTCCTTTGCAACGAAGCTGAGCGCCGGATCAACAGGTCGTTCCAGAGCTGCGCTTGGATGCAGGGACTGCTGGTTCGAGCCGCGGAGACTTCGTCCGCGGGGTAGTCCAAGGCACAATCTATGAGCTGGAGGGCCGTCCGCAGCCTGGGTTGGCGGGTGGTGACGAGCTCCGTCAGGTTCCCGCCGCCCCAGAAGGCGGGGGCCGCCGT
This genomic interval from Arthrobacter sp. FW306-2-2C-D06B contains the following:
- a CDS encoding helix-turn-helix transcriptional regulator — translated: MGQSAEFGKFLKAMRARMSPEDAGLPDASGARRVPGLRREEIARLADVSTDYYTRLEQGRHIHPSRAVLESVSRALRLDSSEHTHMMDLLEHCASSAKAPTPAPRVRPALRQLLDAVGDVPALLLGRRSDVLGANRMAVLLFADFPAMPAAERNLTRWLILDPQARELFRDWKTVAAEAAGALRADIGRHPDDPQANQLVGELAVNSEHFRQWWAGHRVAARSAGTVRLHHPTVGDVELNFENLSLPEDPDQVLRVYSAKAGSPSDDALKLLGSFGAGTAFGAGTATTGPELSERHAMGES
- a CDS encoding dodecin; this encodes MADHTYSVSEIVGTSSEGVDAAIRNGIAAASQTLRNLDWFEVKEIRGHLSEGAVADWQVTIKLGFRLER
- a CDS encoding MFS transporter, which produces MLLPTKTVEVTLDSAPLNSFHKRLTLFSSGGPFLDGYILAIIGIALVQIIPAWHMNDWWNGLIGASALIGVFLGGLIFGNLTDKIGRKLMYTIDLIAIIVFSIAQFFVQEPWQLFVLRLMIGIAVGADYPIATALVAEFVPKNWRARLLGGLNAMWFVGATVAAFVGYWLLSLDDGWRWMLLSSAVPAVLILIARATIPESPHWLVGKGRREEALDILKKTIGEGATLDGITAHDPNAAKLSTAKAFRLVLTGGYLNRVVFISIFWTCTIVTLFSIYAFGPQILALFNLQSGDEANIGYGLINLFFLVGNIVALLVVDKLGRRPVLIWGFVLSGVGLLFLAIFPNAPLALIALAFAFYAIFNGGPSILEWIYPNELFPTKVRATAVGLRTGTSRVGAAIGTFATPLALTHLGLSGTMWIAAGIALIGAAVSYFMAPETKGQNLEEAASLRT
- a CDS encoding RidA family protein, with translation MNTIVRTQFTDGNPRPYSASAAVGGLIFMCGQVPSCDDGTVPADISGQVVQAFDNLEAALKCAGSSLSHLLKITVFLADLDEFDQYNAAYLTRLSGHPLPPRTTVQVARFRGEKRIEIDAIATTTA